From the Astyanax mexicanus isolate ESR-SI-001 chromosome 12, AstMex3_surface, whole genome shotgun sequence genome, the window TAAAGCTTTAtggaatgtaataaaataatctgTACCGATGATCCGTGTGTGTAACATTCAGTAATGTTTATTCATACACAAACACtgtgcaaacatatatatatatatatatatatatatatatatatatatatatatatatatatatatatatatatatatatatatatataatagcagTAAGGTGCATCTCAGAACAAAAACGACACAACAGTCCtatcagaacattatgaccatctccttATTTCTCCCCTTATCttatcaaaacaaaaaagaaaatactggctTTTTGTGAGAATATACAATTTTAATTGATGAGTTATAACTCACCATCTAGTTAAATCCATAAAATCTGttttctatatataaatatatatctttacaTTTCAAATAACACTGATATATgttacacattttaaaaaaatctagatAGAATAAGTGTTCAGACAGTATGTACAGTTTAGACAGTGAATCTAATGAAACAGTTAAGGAACATAAGGAACACTTAtcagttttaccttttaaaatcagtttttaaaagtCCTCACTTCCTGTTTTCTACGCTTCAGTGTGATTCTGACGTGTTTTCTGAAGTTTATTAAAGTCCTCTAAATACCTGCataatttatatactgtataatctaACTGTGTTAAGCACAGACGACTATAACCACGTATATGATCCAGCCCACGAACACGAAGACGCCGAACATCAGACTGAACATCACCAGCAGACGAGCTTTCTGAGACGCCCTCTCGCCCTCGCGGATATCCCCCCGGGCCAGCGCTGCTCGCGTCTGCAGTAACACAGGAATCACAGCGCTGAGGATTCTGGGAAAAGCACTGATCAGTACAGTACTGCTGTATATACTCTGCATTACTTACTTCATAAGAGTACATCAGAGCAACCAGGCCACTCATTAGACAGCAGAAGATGGTCACCAGTAGAGACTCCACCAGGTAATCTTTGGGTAAAGGCTGCTGCTCTTCACCCAGTGGAGGACCGTTCATGTACTGAAACACAGAAATAGATATTAGCACCATCTGAACTTCCGTGCAGCTCATTTATCAATAGTTTATCAATTATTTTCTTCCTCCACTCTTCcttaaagatcagatttgtgagGAGCAGGACTTATAgtttcctgtggacagattctcaactaaactgtggatctctgcagctcctccagagtgatcatgggtctctcgGCTTTTTCTTTGACCATTGTgttctccttgctggatctgtcagtttgggtggatcatggTCATGTCTTGGTCGGTTTGAACAGTACtgtttgggatgctcaaagcttgggatattatattattacatttttataacctaaccctgctttaaacttcttctacacaactttatctctgacctgtctggggAGTTCcctggtcttcatgatgctgtttgttcactagtgttctctataaaaccactgaggccttcctTAGTCAAAAACACCAGATTTAGGAAATCCCCCAGAGCATAAGAAGAGTCATCTCCAGCATGCCAAAAACCATGTGGACAAATCACATCTTTAGGGGGTTGAAGAATTTTGTCCATAAGGAAATCTCAAAAAGCATATTTGTTGGTATATTAGAACAAAAAAGTTGTAAAATGAAGttgcatttgtctattatacaaTAGCTTATTTGATCTGGTTGTTAACAGGATAAAAATAAGTGTTAAACttgctaaaacactttactgcagtTGGGGTTGAATCATTTTAAAGACAATTTTATACACATTTGTCTGTGCAtttgtaaaacataataaatgaaAAGAAACTGCATGGTTTTAAATTCTGTTGTTGTGTGAAAGTAGTCGGTTTACTCACTATAGCGTAGGAGGGGTAGGTGGAGGGTGGCAGGAAGGAAGGCTGGTAGAAGGCAGGAGGGTTGGCTCCAGGCTGGCAGGCTATGACGGGGTGGTTGGGGTAGTGGGGCAGTGGTGGGGGGTAGATCAGGTAGGCCAGTTTGGGGTCGGGTGGGGTGTAGGGTGGAGGTTCTTCAGAGGGATTCACTGCATTGCTGGTTGTGCAGGTGGTTCCTTCAGCTCCAGCTGGACCCGTCCCCCCCTCTGCTGAGAGGTGCTCCAGACCGTAGGCCGGGTGGAGGGCGCGGGTGCTGTCCGTGTCGTACGCCGGGTTCAGGGTCCGGTTGCTGTCTGTATCGCAGGTGAGGTGGGCTGTTTGGGTGCTATCTGTGTCGTACGCTGGATGAGCAGTGTGGATGCTGTCGCCGTCGGTTACCGGATGAGCAGTGTGGATGCTGTCCGTGTCGTTGAGCGGACCTGTCGTAACGATACTGACCGAATCGTACGCTGGTAAACCGGGAGGACGGGATTGAGGAGCTCTGGGTCCAGATGGATGAGGAGTCTCCTGAACTCCTGAAGATCCAGCTGGGTGCATTTCTGGACCATCAGGAATGTTTGGTATATTGACTGAAGAGAGAAaacgaataaatgtattttacttaaaCTATTCAATTTAAACTACTGAGTTCTTAGGTAATCTCAGATTACTGTCATTGTAATGATTTTTGTAATAGTCTTATTTCACTACAGACAGCATGACCCCaaaaaaatgtcatgttttttcttcattttcagtATTAGTTAAAATTTAGTAATCCACACAGGTGTGCAACACATTCCGAAAAGGTGAAATTAAAACATTTACCACTATTTAATGTTGCCTTTCTTTTTCACAACATTAAAAAGAAGTCATTTTAAAGTACTCAGtattactaaaatactaaaagtacaaGTGTACAGTACCAAAAAGTGACTTGAGGAGtctagaagttgaagtgttctttaagctccaaaCTTCTTAGTAGTGAAGTACTCAAAGTAAAAGTGCTGTACTGTGTTaaatagttattacagaaagtagTGGAAATTTCTctgagtgaaaggcagaacaggagcttATTTAGACGATTGTAAATATACATATTCAGTAATCTAAATCCAGAAATGAGGAAAGTGGAAGTGCTGTATGCAGTGAAAGTTGCCCTGCCCTGAGTGGTCAGTATTAAAGTAGGTTTCCTTGATCCTTCAGCAGGTAAATAACCTACTTTTTCCACtgtgcagagaaacagacacagagctGATTAATTCAGATAGAGAGTCAGCGGCGCTCTCCTTTAACCTCCACGCTTCATTAAGTTTCCTGCCTTCCACTGTGACTTACATCGAAAGTGGGctgtgcacagacacacacacacgcacacacacacacacacacacattcaggaacacacacacacacacacaggtttgtttaaatgtttgccAGCTGTGCTGTTATTTTTGCTTAAAAATAGGGACCAGTGTTTTTGTCCTCAATTACTTTATTTGTCCCTGAATGACAGGTGTGTTCTCTGAGATTTGTCCCCAATTTTGATCTAAGCaagtacacccacacacacacagacacccacacacacaaacatgcatatcTGTGAAGTATAACTGTATTGTGTAGAATTCTGCTTGGTACCataatctaaaatctaaccccaatAAATAACCATATAGTTACCatttcagttattttctttactgttgaagattattttattttaagtctcTTAAATATAGAGTCTGTAATATATATGTAGACTTTATTGCAGCatgcaatatattaatatttttattcagtaaGTTTCCTGGTACGGACTGAGATGAGAGTTTTATGACACTACAATCACACCCCACTGTGAAATTACAGTATAATACTACTAAGTACATCTTCCTGGTTCCAAAGTTTAATCAGACTCATCCTGTCtgatattatcaagtctaaaaaaTAACGTATTGCATTTTGTCTATGTGTAATATACATAGCAAAccatatttatgttatttatttcctttttttcaaattccaaataaaaatattctcatttagagcatttatttacagaaaatgagaaatgactgaaataacaaaaaagatgcagagctttcagacc encodes:
- the LOC111192675 gene encoding uncharacterized protein LOC111192675, yielding MDPVNIPNIPDGPEMHPAGSSGVQETPHPSGPRAPQSRPPGLPAYDSVSIVTTGPLNDTDSIHTAHPVTDGDSIHTAHPAYDTDSTQTAHLTCDTDSNRTLNPAYDTDSTRALHPAYGLEHLSAEGGTGPAGAEGTTCTTSNAVNPSEEPPPYTPPDPKLAYLIYPPPLPHYPNHPVIACQPGANPPAFYQPSFLPPSTYPSYAIYMNGPPLGEEQQPLPKDYLVESLLVTIFCCLMSGLVALMYSYETRAALARGDIREGERASQKARLLVMFSLMFGVFVFVGWIIYVVIVVCA